The Vitis riparia cultivar Riparia Gloire de Montpellier isolate 1030 chromosome 10, EGFV_Vit.rip_1.0, whole genome shotgun sequence genome includes a region encoding these proteins:
- the LOC117923452 gene encoding uncharacterized protein LOC117923452 has translation MGSSVYLLHHCTLSIPPFRVPSTVNVARTTRPNFRFSHSSTSLPMSSGRHIGRLLTPIVCAADGVSTPPTNNKGDDKIVRTGIGAAIALTCVLGVIGCSYMINQKAITSPKIFVTGSSRHKNIHQPAAKANELMELMDRGKHNTVSEKLKGMFQENPDEAYSVGMELIKILISRERFRDGVTISGQLEGLYGKSTSAPLKKGNLFLYKVLMHGMVGEIGEAELSWNKFKNLLGATSVVPVLPRS, from the exons ATGGGATCCTCGGTTTACCTCCTTCACCATTGCACCCTCTCCATTCCGCCCTTTCGAGTTCCTTCCACTGTCAATGTTGCAAGAACTACCAGACCTAATTTCAGATTTTCGCATTCTTCTACTTCACTTCCGATGTCCTCAGGACGTCACATCGGACGCTTGCTTACTCCCATAGTCTGTGCTGCAGACGGGGTTTCTACCCCTCCAACAAACAACAAAGGTGATGACAAGATTGTGAGAACTGGGATAGGGGCTGCTATAGCTTTGACTTGTGTTCTTGGGGTCATAGGTTGCAGTTATATGATCAACCAAAAGGCCATTACATCTCCTAAAATATTCGTGACTGGTTCTTCAAGGCATAAGAACATTCACCAACCTGCTGCTAAG GCAAATGAGTTAATGGAGCTAATGGATAGAGGAAAGCACAATACAGTATCTGAGAAACTGAAAGGGATGTTTCAGGAAAATCCTGATGAAGCTTATAGTGTGGGGATGGAACTAATAAAGATTCTCATCAGTAGG GAAAGATTCAGAGATGGTGTCACCATAAGTGGACAACTGGAGGGTTTATATGGCAAATCGACTTCTGCCCCTCTCAAAAAGGGAAACCTTTTTCTTTACAAG GTTTTGATGCACGGCATGGTGGGTGAAATCGGGGAGGCAGAGCTATCGTGGAATAAGTTCAAGAATCTTCTAGGAGCAACTAGTGTTGTTCCCGTGTTGCCACGATCCTAG
- the LOC117924018 gene encoding uncharacterized protein LOC117924018 — MEKFIRTNSKKGALMVLLGIPLAVSAGIYFAMKYTEKKSDHLTPLVALHGGQQVLKRLIGYHGALAKMDLAEATMKRILIEDKSVLNQDKRKRPNIKKLERAIAELEMTSRAVKAADMLKCAFEDAEAKGNLHEAYEFQMLYVEMLIYMGQWDAALTCKCLEDQRITDARRPLFKAVINILSEKVSEGKKYWEEFREIRENMHLPETSEEDGSYILANKFDEFKKIVELLRQDIKNVKPV; from the exons ATGGAAAAATTTATTAGGACTAACTCCAAGAAAGGAGCATTAATGGTTTTACTAGGAATTCCTTTGGCTGTCTCTGCAGGCATTTATTTTGCAATGAAGTACACGGAAAAAAAGAGTGATCATCTTACGCCCCTTGTCGCCCTGCATGGAGGCCAACAGGTCCTGAAGAGATTGATTGGTTATCATGGTGCTCTAGCAAAGATGGACCTTGCTGAAGCTACGATGAAGAGAATACTCATCGAAGACAAGAGCGTACTCAACCAAGACAAGCGCAAACGTCCTAATATTAAGAAGCTGGAG AGAGCTATTGCAGAGTTGGAAATGACCAGCAGAGCAGTTAAAGCAGCAGATATGCTTAAATGCGCATTTGAAGATGCAGAGGCCAAGGGAAACCTACATGAGGCTTACGAATTCCAGATGTTATATGTCGAAATGCTCATCTATATG GGACAATGGGATGCGGCTCTCACGTGCAAATGCTTGGAAGATCAGAGAATTACTGATGCACGTCGTCCACTTTTTAAG GCTGTAATTAACATATTGTCAGAGAAGGTTAGTGAGGGCAAAAAATATTGGGAAGAATTTAGAGAAATCCGGGAAAATATGCATTTACCAGAGACTTCGGAGGAGGACGGGTCCTATATTCTTGCAAACAAATTTGATGAGTTCAAGAAGATCGTCGAGTTGCTGCGACAAGATATCAAGAATGTCAAGCCAGTATAA
- the LOC117923112 gene encoding B3 domain-containing protein At4g02870-like produces the protein MKKTFYYNFFPTKAEEEEAAKSGSSDLNLPVKRELIEIRDFYPPPEADPANPWKIKKIVNNTDVLTGKLVLLQNDVFEHIFRYWSLDICNQVVKGNKVYTAVWDLTPETNPIPYQNENIYFGKGPRDTYILGWLDVVRNAKVKSRDEVGLYWDQKTGTFHLKILRRGV, from the coding sequence ATGAAGAAAACCTTCTACTACAACTTCTTCCCAACGAAAGCTGAGGAAGAAGAGGCAGCCAAATCCGGCAGTAGCGACTTGAATCTCCCAGTGAAGCGGGAGCTCATCGAGATAAGGGACTTTTATCCCCCACCGGAAGCAGACCCTGCCAATCCATGGAAGATCAAAAAAATTGTGAACAATACCGATGTTCTTACAGGAAAACTTGTATTGCTGCAGAATGATGTATTTGAGCATATTTTTCGATACTGGAGCTTGGACATTTGCAACCAGGTTGTGAAGGGTAACAAGGTTTATACTGCAGTGTGGGACCTTACCCCTGAGACTAACCCAATCCCGTACCAAAATGAGAACATTTATTTTGGCAAAGGCCCTCGTGACACTTATATCCTGGGATGGTTGGATGTGGTTCGCAATGCTAAGGTCAAGTCTAGGGATGAGGTTGGTTTATACTGGGACCAGAAGACTGGAACTTTTCATTTGAAGATATTGCGTCGAGGGGTTTGA